In the genome of Plasmodium chabaudi chabaudi strain AS genome assembly, chromosome: 6, one region contains:
- a CDS encoding drug/metabolite transporter DMT2, putative: MKHFVLESTLILFVISYCVQPMLIDTIKYNGCANSSTFIFLIPHYLSMVMVGFLPTKYKLQDCEWKKILFISIMDLINQVLKKVGLIYSGSALYVIVDSSTLIFTAMWRKIILKKKLLIFQLIGILLITFGIAIKSNTLKVEIHGEEIIGSIFILLSNILTGLIFVLNEKYMHKMDGPNIVCLMGIFCSSVIFIWTLIWTIPNFDNLILKNIIKNNGNVNIIITAFICLFIFNLVTSSTLWYIMKTKGSLYIGILKGLKVVIIFVFSHIFFCKYDSKQCLNLHSSLSVAFCMTGVIVYSYNDYLTSIKDKLVLHKLQSDTAILIKPKV, from the coding sequence ATGAAGCATTTTGTGTTGGAATCGactttaattttgtttgttATAAGTTATTGTGTACAGCCAATGCTAATAgatacaataaaatataatgggTGTGCAAATTCGagtacatttatatttttaatccCACACTATTTGTCAATGGTCATGGTTGGCTTTTTGCCAaccaaatataaattacaaGACTGtgaatggaaaaaaatattatttatatcaattatggatttaataaatcaagtattaaaaaaagttggACTAATATATTCAGGCTCAGCTTTATATGTTATTGTAGATAGTTCtacattaatttttacaGCAATGTGGAGGaagataattttaaaaaaaaaactattaaTATTTCAGTTGATTGGTATATTACTTATTACATTTGGGATAGCAATTAAATCGAATACTTTAAAAGTTGAGATACATGGAGAAGAAATTATTGGatcaatatttattttattaagtaatatattaacaggtttaatttttgttttaaatgaaaaatatatgcataaaatgGATGGACCCAATATTGTATGTCTGATGGGCATATTTTGCTCTTCtgtcatatttatatggaCTCTTATATGGACAATACccaattttgataatttaatattaaaaaatattataaaaaataatggaaatgtaaatataattattacagcatttatttgtttatttatatttaatttggtTACATCATCAACTTTGTggtatataatgaaaacaaaaggatcattatatattggtATATTAAAAGGGTTAAAAgttgtaataatttttgtgtttagtcatatatttttttgtaaatatgaCTCGAAGCAATGTCTAAATTTACATTCTTCACTCTCTGTTGCATTTTGTATGACAGGAGTGATTGTTTATTCATACAACGATTACTTAACAAGTATTAAGGATAAGTTGGTATTGCATAAACTGCAAAGTGACACAGCTATCCTCATTAAGCCAAAAGTATAA